A window of Streptomyces armeniacus contains these coding sequences:
- a CDS encoding helix-turn-helix domain-containing protein: METGRVGRRIAYWRERRGFTQGDFGRLMGKSRRWVQDLEGGQRQADPRLSVLERAAEILRISLEELWTDAPAAPAGTDPPPEDVRAVVDALDRHDVMTGAFTPAHDPPELSAIRGSLGYCCEAFQACHYTAIGRQLPKLLIDAHRTAAAARADAVCEAYCLLSRVYQLTASFLHKYGAAATAPAAIAADRALTAAERSADPVAIGAASRRVAKSLMYQRRPEAAVAFATDAAARLRDDLTGAGARGLSTLGMLYLNAAVAASAGERTAQAVATATALVDEADDAAAEQGGDRNEDWTAFGPTNVGLHRVDVLVRFEDGWSAIEAADGLAAPSLHALTRERRAQHLIALARAALLTRRKDDAAHALLEAERMAPQEVRERPSSVDLVRDVVGVTPAPGGELRALAERCGLRA, from the coding sequence ATGGAAACCGGACGCGTCGGACGCCGGATCGCCTACTGGCGCGAGCGGCGCGGCTTCACACAGGGCGACTTCGGCCGTCTTATGGGCAAGTCCCGCAGGTGGGTGCAGGACCTCGAAGGCGGACAGCGGCAGGCCGACCCGCGGCTGTCCGTGCTGGAGCGCGCAGCGGAGATCCTGCGCATCTCCCTGGAGGAGTTGTGGACCGACGCCCCCGCCGCTCCTGCCGGGACGGACCCGCCTCCGGAGGACGTCCGCGCCGTCGTCGACGCCCTGGACCGGCACGACGTCATGACCGGCGCTTTCACGCCCGCCCATGATCCACCCGAGCTGTCGGCCATACGCGGCTCCCTCGGCTACTGCTGCGAGGCGTTCCAGGCGTGCCACTACACCGCCATCGGGCGGCAGCTCCCGAAGCTACTGATCGACGCGCACCGCACCGCGGCCGCCGCACGGGCCGACGCGGTGTGCGAGGCGTACTGTCTGCTCTCCCGCGTCTACCAGCTCACCGCGTCCTTCCTCCACAAGTACGGTGCCGCCGCCACGGCTCCCGCAGCCATTGCCGCGGACCGGGCCCTGACCGCCGCCGAACGGTCCGCGGACCCCGTCGCCATCGGGGCCGCCTCCCGCCGGGTCGCCAAGAGCCTGATGTACCAACGCCGTCCGGAGGCCGCCGTCGCCTTCGCCACCGACGCCGCCGCCCGGCTCCGCGACGATCTCACCGGAGCCGGGGCACGTGGGCTGTCCACGCTGGGCATGCTCTACCTCAACGCTGCCGTGGCCGCGTCCGCCGGCGAGCGCACGGCGCAGGCCGTGGCCACCGCGACCGCCCTTGTCGACGAGGCGGACGACGCTGCCGCCGAGCAGGGCGGTGACCGCAACGAGGACTGGACCGCGTTCGGCCCGACGAACGTCGGGCTGCACCGGGTCGATGTCCTCGTACGGTTCGAGGACGGCTGGTCGGCGATCGAGGCCGCCGACGGGCTGGCTGCGCCCTCGCTCCATGCGCTCACCCGCGAGCGCCGCGCGCAACATCTCATCGCGCTGGCACGTGCCGCGCTCCTGACCCGCCGGAAGGACGATGCCGCGCACGCGCTTCTGGAGGCCGAGCGGATGGCGCCGCAGGAGGTGAGGGAGCGACCGTCCAGCGTGGACCTCGTACGGGACGTGGTCGGCGTGACACCCGCCCCCGGCGGGGAGTTGCGCGCGCTCGCGGAGCGCTGTGGACTCCGGGCATGA
- a CDS encoding flavoprotein — translation MTKPVLYLIACAAGPARYVDLGVRRAQERGWDVCAVLTPSAARWWDVRLPELEELTGRTVRSRYKLPHEADALPKADAMVVAPLTTTSACKWAAGITDTVALGLPAEAVHLGVPVLAAPFWSTALGAQPAVNHAVEVLREQGVRVEFLPGEPHPPKQGDDAGFGWERLLDALHEAADLRQGPR, via the coding sequence ATGACCAAGCCCGTTCTGTACTTGATCGCCTGCGCTGCCGGTCCGGCCCGCTACGTTGACCTGGGCGTACGCCGTGCGCAGGAGCGCGGCTGGGACGTGTGTGCCGTCCTGACGCCGTCTGCCGCGCGCTGGTGGGACGTACGCTTGCCGGAGCTGGAGGAGTTGACCGGCCGTACGGTGCGCTCCCGGTACAAGCTGCCGCACGAGGCGGACGCGCTGCCGAAGGCGGACGCCATGGTCGTCGCACCGCTGACGACGACGAGCGCCTGCAAGTGGGCGGCCGGGATCACGGACACCGTCGCGCTCGGACTCCCCGCCGAAGCCGTGCACTTGGGCGTGCCGGTGCTGGCGGCACCGTTCTGGTCGACGGCGCTGGGCGCGCAGCCCGCCGTGAACCACGCGGTGGAGGTCCTGCGGGAACAGGGCGTCCGAGTGGAGTTTCTCCCGGGTGAGCCCCATCCGCCGAAGCAGGGCGACGACGCGGGGTTCGGCTGGGAACGGCTGCTGGACGCACTCCACGAGGCTGCGGATCTTCGGCAAGGGCCTCGTTGA
- a CDS encoding GNAT family N-acetyltransferase produces the protein MGDETDLPGIVDILNYTAAHSDANFAVRPTSVADRRDWFSRFGPSGPYRLLVARRGGRVAGFACSQRYRDHEAFSETVEVSISLDADSRGRGVGSMLYGALFDHLADEAVHVALAGIAVPNEASVALHRKFGFTEVGVFREYAVKNDRYLSSLWMQRLLRRPPA, from the coding sequence GTGGGAGACGAGACGGATCTCCCCGGAATCGTCGACATCCTCAACTACACGGCGGCGCACTCCGACGCCAACTTCGCCGTCCGTCCGACGAGCGTGGCCGACCGGCGCGACTGGTTCTCCCGCTTCGGCCCGTCCGGCCCGTACCGGCTCCTCGTGGCGCGCCGCGGCGGACGGGTGGCGGGCTTCGCCTGCAGCCAGCGGTACCGGGACCACGAGGCGTTCTCGGAGACCGTAGAGGTGAGCATCTCGCTCGACGCCGACAGCCGGGGCCGGGGCGTGGGCAGCATGCTGTACGGAGCGCTGTTCGACCACCTGGCCGACGAGGCCGTGCACGTCGCGCTGGCGGGCATCGCCGTCCCGAACGAGGCATCCGTGGCGCTGCACCGCAAGTTCGGCTTCACCGAGGTCGGCGTCTTCCGCGAGTACGCCGTCAAGAACGACCGGTACCTCAGCTCGCTGTGGATGCAGCGCCTCCTGCGCCGACCACCCGCCTGA
- a CDS encoding Gfo/Idh/MocA family protein: protein MSPSPPAGAPVRAGAPVRAAAPVRVGLVGAGPWARATHARILAAGPETELVAVWARRTEAAREVAEPYGARAAASYDELLDTCEAVAFAVPPAVQAGLAVRAALAGRALLLEKPLGPDVPAARAVADAVAEAGVVSQLVLTKRYHPATRDFLRAAAELKITGARSCYLHGAFLGGDFATAWRLEHGALLDLGPHLLDLLDEAVAPITSVRGTGDARRWIELTCEHENGAVSQASLSGAVNLPKARTRLELFGPEAELVYDTAPLDHEECWPVLRSEFATAVRTGRPPTLDASRGLRLQQLLAQALPR from the coding sequence ATGAGCCCGTCTCCTCCTGCCGGAGCCCCCGTACGGGCCGGAGCCCCCGTACGCGCCGCCGCCCCCGTACGCGTCGGACTCGTCGGCGCCGGGCCCTGGGCCCGCGCCACCCACGCCCGCATCCTGGCCGCCGGCCCGGAGACGGAGCTGGTCGCCGTGTGGGCACGGCGTACGGAGGCCGCCCGCGAGGTGGCCGAGCCGTACGGCGCGCGGGCCGCCGCCTCGTACGACGAACTCCTCGACACCTGCGAGGCCGTGGCCTTCGCCGTACCGCCCGCCGTACAGGCCGGACTCGCCGTACGGGCCGCCCTCGCGGGCCGCGCGCTGCTGCTGGAGAAGCCGCTCGGGCCCGACGTGCCCGCCGCGCGCGCCGTCGCGGACGCGGTCGCCGAGGCGGGCGTCGTCTCCCAACTGGTCCTGACCAAGCGCTACCACCCCGCGACCCGCGACTTCCTGCGCGCCGCCGCCGAGCTGAAGATCACCGGCGCCCGCTCCTGCTACCTCCACGGCGCCTTCCTGGGCGGCGACTTCGCCACGGCCTGGCGCCTGGAACACGGCGCGCTCCTCGACCTCGGCCCGCACCTCCTCGACCTGCTGGACGAGGCGGTCGCGCCGATCACCTCCGTACGCGGCACGGGCGACGCCCGCCGCTGGATCGAGCTCACGTGTGAACACGAGAACGGCGCGGTCAGCCAGGCGTCGCTGTCGGGCGCGGTGAACCTGCCGAAGGCGCGGACGCGGCTGGAACTGTTCGGCCCGGAGGCGGAGTTGGTGTATGACACCGCACCGCTGGACCACGAGGAGTGCTGGCCGGTGCTGCGCAGCGAATTCGCCACCGCGGTCCGCACCGGCCGTCCCCCCACCCTGGACGCGTCCCGCGGCCTGCGCCTCCAGCAGCTCCTGGCCCAGGCCCTGCCGCGGTGA
- a CDS encoding ROK family transcriptional regulator, with the protein MTGNQASAGHLLRLIRTGAATTRGELQRATGLSRSTVGHRLDQLFGAGWLRAGAAGATGAAGASGGRPSARLEFDASHAVVLAADLETRHARAAVLDLAGTVLAEHAGPLLIDDGPDAVLDRLGEWFARLLTESGTAPAKVCGIGLSVPGPVDWESGQVVQPPIMPGWDRYPVAERMRRSFAEHTGGAALADADVPAEADALADADVPAEADVPVLVDNDANLMAYAEQRVGHPDCAAFLLVKVSTGIGAGVVVDGGLYRGIDGGAGDIGHIRLHDCQDALCMCGSYGCLAAVASGRALAGQLAAAGVPTASGSDVRDQLAAGQPDAVRLARDAGRRVGEVLVTVVTVLNPGVLMIAGELAGTPFLTGVRELLYQRAMPRTTAHLQVVTSELGDRAGLAGAGALVVEHLYAPDRADARLAAMGL; encoded by the coding sequence ATGACCGGGAACCAGGCGAGCGCGGGCCACCTGCTGCGGCTGATCCGCACCGGGGCCGCGACCACGCGCGGTGAGCTCCAGCGCGCCACCGGGCTGTCCCGCTCCACCGTGGGGCACCGGCTGGACCAGCTGTTCGGCGCGGGCTGGCTGCGCGCGGGCGCCGCGGGCGCCACCGGCGCCGCCGGGGCGTCCGGCGGACGGCCGTCGGCGCGGCTGGAGTTCGACGCGTCGCACGCCGTGGTGCTCGCCGCCGACCTGGAGACCCGGCACGCGCGCGCCGCCGTGCTCGACCTCGCCGGCACGGTCCTCGCCGAGCACGCCGGGCCGCTGCTCATCGACGACGGCCCGGACGCGGTGCTCGACCGGCTCGGCGAGTGGTTCGCGCGGCTGCTGACGGAGTCCGGTACGGCGCCTGCGAAGGTCTGCGGCATCGGGCTGTCCGTGCCGGGCCCGGTGGACTGGGAGTCGGGCCAGGTCGTACAGCCGCCGATCATGCCCGGCTGGGACCGCTATCCGGTCGCCGAACGGATGCGCCGCTCCTTCGCCGAACACACCGGCGGGGCGGCCCTCGCCGATGCGGATGTCCCCGCGGAGGCGGACGCCCTCGCCGATGCGGATGTCCCCGCGGAGGCGGACGTCCCCGTACTGGTGGACAACGACGCCAACCTCATGGCGTACGCCGAACAGCGCGTCGGCCACCCCGACTGCGCCGCCTTCCTCCTCGTCAAGGTCTCCACCGGAATCGGCGCCGGTGTCGTCGTGGACGGCGGCCTGTACCGGGGCATCGACGGCGGCGCAGGCGACATCGGCCACATCCGGCTGCACGACTGCCAGGACGCGCTGTGCATGTGCGGCTCGTACGGCTGCCTCGCCGCCGTCGCCAGCGGCCGCGCCCTCGCCGGGCAGCTGGCCGCGGCCGGGGTGCCCACCGCCTCCGGCTCGGACGTACGCGACCAGCTCGCCGCCGGTCAGCCGGACGCCGTACGCCTCGCCCGCGACGCGGGGCGCCGGGTGGGGGAGGTGCTGGTCACCGTCGTCACCGTGCTCAACCCGGGCGTACTGATGATCGCGGGCGAGCTCGCCGGCACCCCGTTCCTGACCGGCGTACGCGAGCTGCTGTACCAGCGGGCGATGCCGCGTACGACCGCCCATCTCCAGGTCGTCACCTCGGAGTTGGGCGACCGGGCGGGGCTGGCCGGGGCGGGCGCGCTGGTCGTGGAGCACCTGTACGCACCGGACCGCGCGGACGCGCGGCTCGCGGCGATGGGGCTGTGA
- a CDS encoding carbohydrate ABC transporter permease — protein MTSRAQFEERFFGAFRWVVIAFLGLITLVPFYYMVLLSLKPIDALLLDPGRLWVSTKELTTTTYEEVLRPTSEGGQGFLTMLTNSALVSLATVALTLAAAVPGAYAISRLRFFGGRHVSTLFLAVYLFPATLLAVPLFVMFAKMGLQGSLVGLAIVYIAQTVPVSIYMMKNYFVTIPYSIEEAAAIDGCSRLQTVRKVVLPLAMPSIMATGLYIFMIAWNEFLFALLFLAAEPGKWTVSLGLQQLAGGIEVSKTVLMAGSVVLTLPVVLLFFLAERLLTEGLTSGADKG, from the coding sequence GTGACGAGCCGCGCACAGTTCGAGGAGCGGTTCTTCGGAGCGTTCCGCTGGGTGGTCATCGCCTTCCTCGGGCTGATCACCCTGGTGCCCTTCTACTACATGGTGCTGCTGTCCCTGAAGCCGATCGACGCGCTGCTGCTCGACCCGGGGCGGCTGTGGGTGTCCACGAAGGAGCTCACCACCACGACGTACGAGGAGGTGCTGCGGCCCACTTCGGAGGGCGGCCAGGGCTTCCTGACCATGTTGACGAACTCCGCGCTCGTCTCGCTCGCCACGGTCGCGCTGACGCTGGCGGCGGCGGTGCCGGGGGCGTACGCGATCAGCCGGCTGCGGTTCTTCGGCGGACGGCACGTCAGCACACTCTTCCTCGCCGTGTATCTGTTTCCGGCCACGCTGCTGGCCGTGCCGCTCTTCGTGATGTTCGCGAAGATGGGGCTCCAGGGGAGCCTGGTGGGGCTCGCGATCGTCTACATCGCCCAGACCGTGCCGGTGTCGATCTACATGATGAAGAACTACTTCGTCACCATCCCGTACAGCATCGAGGAGGCCGCCGCGATCGACGGCTGCTCGCGGCTGCAGACCGTACGGAAGGTGGTGCTGCCGCTCGCGATGCCGTCGATCATGGCCACGGGGCTGTACATCTTCATGATCGCCTGGAACGAGTTCCTCTTCGCGCTCCTCTTCCTGGCGGCGGAACCCGGCAAGTGGACGGTGTCGCTCGGGCTCCAGCAGCTCGCGGGCGGCATCGAGGTCTCCAAGACCGTGCTGATGGCCGGGTCCGTGGTGCTCACCCTGCCCGTGGTACTCCTGTTCTTCCTGGCCGAACGCCTGCTGACCGAGGGTCTCACCAGCGGCGCGGACAAGGGCTGA
- a CDS encoding carbohydrate ABC transporter permease — MTTRAHLSRRARGLPPGGRRPLTASGRENRAGLAFVTPTFVVVLVVVVLPILWTVLLAFQDAKLVDIQGMGLFGNWSLDNFDSVFASPGFWSSLVTTLVYTVGATVGSVLLGLTAALALRRPFRGRGILRGAMLLPYVAPVVAVAFVWEIALSPQFGIVNEWGRSLFGWDDPIAFLSTREYEVGLLGLHFDVPLALLTVIAFETWRYFPFAFLFLLARLQAVPDGLEEAATVDGATLTQRFRYVLLPQLMPVIALLCVLRFIMTFNKFDDVYLLTGGGAGTDVIAVRVYDFLTARYDVGAAAAQALVLAGILMVLLGIYFKFFAKKVQEES, encoded by the coding sequence ATGACGACGAGAGCTCACCTGTCCCGCCGCGCCCGCGGCCTGCCCCCGGGCGGGCGGCGCCCCCTCACCGCGAGCGGCCGCGAGAACCGGGCCGGGCTGGCCTTCGTCACGCCCACCTTCGTGGTGGTCCTGGTGGTGGTCGTGCTGCCCATCCTGTGGACGGTGCTGCTGGCGTTCCAGGACGCGAAGCTGGTCGACATCCAGGGGATGGGGCTGTTCGGGAACTGGTCCCTGGACAACTTCGACAGCGTCTTCGCGTCACCCGGCTTCTGGTCCAGCCTCGTCACCACGCTCGTCTACACCGTCGGCGCCACCGTGGGCTCCGTACTGCTCGGGCTGACGGCGGCGCTCGCGCTGCGCCGCCCGTTCCGCGGCCGGGGCATCCTGCGCGGCGCGATGCTGCTGCCGTACGTGGCGCCGGTGGTGGCCGTGGCGTTCGTCTGGGAGATCGCGCTCAGCCCGCAGTTCGGCATCGTGAACGAGTGGGGGCGCAGCCTCTTCGGCTGGGACGACCCGATCGCGTTCCTCTCCACCCGCGAGTACGAAGTCGGCCTGCTGGGGCTGCACTTCGACGTGCCGCTGGCGCTGCTCACGGTGATCGCGTTCGAGACGTGGCGGTACTTCCCGTTCGCCTTCCTCTTCCTGCTGGCCCGGCTGCAGGCCGTGCCGGACGGGCTGGAGGAGGCGGCCACGGTGGACGGCGCGACGCTCACCCAGCGCTTCCGGTACGTCCTGTTGCCGCAGCTGATGCCGGTCATCGCGCTGCTGTGCGTGCTGCGCTTCATCATGACGTTCAACAAGTTCGACGACGTCTACCTGCTGACCGGCGGCGGCGCTGGCACCGACGTGATCGCGGTACGGGTCTACGACTTCCTCACCGCGCGCTACGACGTGGGCGCCGCCGCGGCCCAGGCACTCGTGCTCGCCGGGATCCTGATGGTCCTGCTGGGCATCTACTTCAAGTTCTTCGCCAAGAAGGTCCAGGAGGAGTCGTGA
- a CDS encoding ABC transporter substrate-binding protein — translation MRKWTRRSRATAAALALVLGSGLLAGCADSQAGKPGKPDNKITVWSLENLPDRMEASKKVVHRFEQRSGIDVELVGVAENQLPQLIMSAAAAGNLPDVIGAIPMGQVWQMHGNGLLNTEVTTDLVRKLGKGTFDENALRLTADGGAQLAVPSDAWLQILVYRKDLLKKAGLPVPDTYDKMLRAAEKLDTRGQNGAAVATDPGDVFTQQSFESVALANDCQLVDGQGEIRLSSPACRTAFDAYNALGGEHGAAGTQTVDSTRATYFSGKAPMLLWSSFVLDELAGLRKDALPSCPQCTKEGGRYLSDRSGIVTSLRGPDAEEPAQFGEITSWAVTRSAETGASRKFIEYMMNTGYADWFGMSPEGKIPVRGGTADDPRKFERAWRDSSVGVDKKKPMNEVFRPELLDQLTEAVGRMKRWGIEQGEGVLVGATNGELPVPKTIGAMTSGQTEPGEAAREAADEVSALQKSLQ, via the coding sequence ATGCGCAAGTGGACGCGGCGGTCGAGGGCGACCGCGGCCGCTCTTGCCCTGGTGCTGGGCAGTGGCCTGCTGGCCGGCTGCGCGGACAGCCAGGCAGGCAAACCAGGCAAGCCGGACAACAAGATCACGGTCTGGTCCCTGGAGAACCTCCCGGACCGGATGGAGGCGAGCAAGAAGGTCGTCCACCGGTTCGAGCAGCGGTCGGGCATCGACGTCGAGCTGGTCGGCGTCGCCGAGAACCAGCTGCCGCAGCTGATCATGTCGGCCGCCGCCGCGGGCAACCTGCCCGACGTCATCGGGGCCATCCCGATGGGCCAGGTCTGGCAGATGCACGGCAACGGACTGCTCAACACGGAGGTCACCACCGACCTCGTACGGAAGCTCGGCAAGGGCACCTTCGACGAGAACGCGCTCCGCCTCACCGCCGACGGCGGCGCCCAGCTCGCCGTACCCTCCGACGCCTGGCTGCAGATCCTCGTCTACCGCAAGGACCTGCTGAAGAAGGCGGGCCTGCCGGTCCCCGACACCTACGACAAGATGCTGCGCGCCGCCGAGAAACTCGACACGCGCGGGCAGAACGGCGCCGCCGTCGCCACCGACCCCGGGGACGTCTTCACACAGCAGAGCTTCGAGAGCGTCGCCCTCGCCAACGACTGTCAACTCGTCGACGGGCAGGGCGAGATCCGGCTGTCCTCCCCGGCCTGCCGCACGGCGTTCGACGCGTACAACGCGCTCGGCGGAGAGCACGGCGCCGCCGGCACCCAGACCGTCGACTCGACCCGCGCCACGTACTTCTCCGGCAAGGCGCCGATGCTGCTGTGGTCCTCGTTCGTCCTCGACGAGCTGGCGGGCCTGCGCAAGGACGCGCTGCCGAGCTGCCCGCAGTGCACGAAGGAGGGCGGCCGCTACCTCTCGGACCGCAGCGGCATCGTCACCTCGCTGCGCGGCCCGGACGCAGAGGAGCCCGCCCAGTTCGGCGAGATCACGTCCTGGGCGGTGACGCGGAGCGCGGAGACGGGCGCGTCGCGGAAGTTCATCGAGTACATGATGAACACCGGCTACGCGGACTGGTTCGGGATGTCGCCCGAGGGCAAGATCCCGGTCCGCGGCGGCACCGCCGACGACCCCCGGAAGTTCGAACGGGCCTGGCGGGACAGCAGCGTCGGCGTCGACAAGAAGAAGCCCATGAACGAGGTGTTCCGGCCGGAGCTGCTGGACCAGCTCACCGAGGCCGTCGGCCGCATGAAGCGCTGGGGCATCGAGCAGGGCGAGGGCGTGCTCGTCGGCGCCACCAACGGCGAACTGCCCGTACCCAAGACCATCGGCGCCATGACCAGCGGCCAGACGGAACCCGGCGAGGCCGCGCGCGAAGCCGCCGACGAAGTGTCCGCGCTGCAGAAGTCCCTCCAGTGA
- a CDS encoding zinc-dependent alcohol dehydrogenase, protein MERVVQFTGPHRVEVAEHEREPLPPGHIRVRTRFSGISAGTELTAYRGTNPYLTRTWDAGARLFRDGAAGIEYPVAGWGYSEVGEVTEVSPDLPAELAGDPELPAVGDLVWGIWGHRSEGVVPAERLVGHRLPAGLDPLSGAFARVGAIAYNAVLAAGLHLGEDVAVFGQGVIGLLTTRLAQLSGARVTAVDALDGRLDTARKYGAERTLNARTDAVAERVREATGGRGADAAIEISGVHAALHEALRSVTADGRVVASGFYQGDATGLRLGDEFHHNRVQLVCSQIGGVPPQLQGRWSVERLQRTFLRLVAEGRVDVESLVSHVVPVAEAADAYALLDERPQDALQMVLSF, encoded by the coding sequence GTGGAACGCGTCGTCCAGTTCACCGGCCCGCACCGGGTCGAGGTCGCCGAGCACGAGAGGGAGCCGCTGCCACCGGGCCACATCCGCGTCCGTACGCGGTTCTCCGGCATCTCCGCCGGCACCGAGCTCACCGCGTACCGCGGCACCAACCCGTATCTCACCCGCACCTGGGACGCCGGCGCGCGGCTCTTCCGGGACGGCGCCGCCGGCATCGAGTACCCGGTCGCGGGCTGGGGGTACTCGGAGGTCGGCGAGGTCACCGAGGTCTCCCCCGATCTGCCCGCCGAGTTGGCCGGCGACCCGGAGCTGCCCGCCGTCGGCGATCTCGTCTGGGGCATCTGGGGCCACCGCAGCGAGGGCGTCGTGCCCGCCGAACGGCTCGTCGGCCACCGGCTGCCGGCCGGGCTCGACCCGCTCTCCGGCGCGTTCGCCCGGGTCGGCGCCATCGCGTACAACGCGGTGCTCGCCGCCGGCCTCCACCTCGGCGAGGACGTCGCCGTCTTCGGGCAGGGCGTCATCGGCCTGCTCACCACCCGGCTCGCCCAGCTCAGCGGCGCCCGCGTGACCGCCGTCGACGCGCTCGACGGCCGGCTGGACACGGCGCGGAAGTACGGCGCGGAGCGCACGCTGAACGCCCGTACGGACGCCGTGGCCGAACGCGTACGGGAGGCCACCGGCGGCCGGGGCGCGGACGCCGCCATCGAGATCAGCGGGGTGCACGCCGCCCTGCACGAGGCGCTGCGCTCGGTCACGGCGGACGGCCGCGTCGTCGCCTCCGGCTTCTACCAGGGCGACGCCACCGGGCTGCGGCTCGGCGACGAGTTCCACCACAACCGCGTCCAGCTGGTCTGCTCGCAGATCGGCGGCGTGCCGCCGCAGTTGCAGGGACGGTGGAGCGTCGAACGGCTGCAGCGGACGTTCCTGCGGCTCGTCGCGGAGGGCCGGGTGGATGTGGAGTCCCTGGTCAGCCATGTCGTGCCGGTCGCGGAGGCGGCCGACGCGTACGCCCTGCTGGACGAACGGCCGCAGGACGCGCTGCAGATGGTGCTCTCGTTCTGA
- a CDS encoding sugar phosphate isomerase/epimerase family protein, producing MFQIACQEQLLPGDTLQHKWEFAVAAGYDAIELRAKGDFHFRGRLPELRQAAADGVVMPTVCVDMLHFFGAFDEEPRRDAVAQLKSQLSVIAELGGRGAQTPASYGMFSRRLPPFTPPRTEDEDREVLLAGLTELGEHARREGVTLFLEPLNRYEDHMVNRLDQAAELIRTVGLDSVRIGIDSYHMNIEEADPPAAILGAAPYLGHAQVSDSNRLQPGAGHLDWPAWLGALDAAGYVGPLAVECRLGGDPEEAVRSIPPFLRRAGGAHVTGGSDGAGSDGAGSDGAGSDGAGRAAV from the coding sequence ATGTTCCAGATCGCCTGCCAGGAGCAGTTGCTCCCCGGCGACACCCTGCAGCACAAGTGGGAGTTCGCGGTGGCCGCCGGCTACGACGCGATCGAGCTGCGCGCCAAGGGCGACTTCCACTTCCGCGGCCGGCTGCCGGAGCTGCGGCAGGCGGCCGCGGACGGTGTGGTGATGCCGACCGTCTGCGTGGACATGCTGCACTTCTTCGGCGCGTTCGACGAGGAGCCGCGGCGCGACGCCGTGGCCCAGCTGAAGTCCCAGCTGTCCGTCATCGCCGAGCTGGGCGGGCGCGGCGCGCAGACCCCCGCGTCGTACGGGATGTTCTCGCGGCGGCTGCCCCCGTTCACGCCGCCGCGCACTGAGGACGAGGACCGCGAGGTGCTGCTCGCCGGGCTCACCGAACTCGGCGAGCACGCGCGGCGCGAGGGCGTGACCCTCTTCCTCGAGCCCCTCAACCGCTACGAGGACCACATGGTCAACCGGCTCGACCAGGCCGCCGAGCTGATCCGTACGGTCGGCCTGGACTCGGTGCGCATCGGCATCGACAGCTACCACATGAACATCGAGGAGGCCGACCCGCCCGCCGCGATCCTCGGCGCCGCCCCGTACCTCGGGCACGCGCAGGTCAGCGACTCCAACCGGCTCCAGCCCGGCGCCGGCCACCTCGACTGGCCCGCGTGGCTGGGCGCGCTGGACGCCGCCGGGTACGTGGGCCCGCTGGCCGTCGAGTGCCGCCTCGGCGGCGACCCGGAGGAGGCCGTACGGTCCATCCCGCCGTTCCTGCGCCGCGCGGGCGGGGCGCACGTGACAGGCGGGTCCGACGGCGCGGGGTCCGACGGCGCGGGGTCCGACGGCGCGGGGTCTGACGGCGCGGGCCGGGCCGCCGTATGA